A region of Oncorhynchus masou masou isolate Uvic2021 chromosome 29, UVic_Omas_1.1, whole genome shotgun sequence DNA encodes the following proteins:
- the LOC135519579 gene encoding retinol dehydrogenase 7-like encodes MFLYILGLVAFWFVFRWYRELARVPNKGQKYVYITGCDSGFGNLLARHLDKLGFRVIAACYTEKGEDELKKVSTERLNTVHLDVVNTDSVSKATAFIKTLVGEKGLWAVVNNAGVSVPSGPCDWMTVDDYKSMLDVNLIGVIGVTLSVLPLIKKARGRVVNVASVFGRISAFGGPYCVSKYGVEAFNDSLRMNMSAFGVKVLCLEPGFFKTSVTDLHLLRKNVKTLWDKLPEEIKDQYGHDYPERANVTLEKNVATLLDGDLMKVVSCMEHAISAVHPRTRYSPGWDAKFLWLPMSYLPTWIADKMLLKDMAKPTGSIL; translated from the exons ATGTTCCTGTACATTCTTGGACTGGTGGCTTTTTGGTTTGTGTTCCGCTGGTACAGGGAACTCGCAAGAGTACCCAATAAAGGACAGAAATATGTCTACATCACTGGCTGTGATTCTGGGTTCGGGAACCTTCTGGCCAGACATCTGGACAAGCTGGGCTTCCGTGTGATTGCAGCCTGCTACACTGAGAAGGGGGAGGATGAACTGAAGAAGGTCTCTACTGAACGATTGAACACAGTCCACCTGGATGTCGTCAACACTGACAGTGTCAGCAAAGCAACAGCATTCATCAAAACCTTGGTTGGGGAGAAGG GTCTGTGGGCTGTGGTGAACAATGCTGGAGTCTCCGTACCATCTGGTCCCTGTGATTGGATGACCGTCGACGACTACAAGTCCATGTTGGATGTTAACCTTATTGGAGTCATTGGTGTGACTCTGAGTGTCCTGCCCCTCATCAAGAAGGCCAGGGGCAGGGTGGTGAATGTGGCCAGTGTGTTTGGGAGGATAAGCGCCTTCGGGGGTCCCTACTGTGTGTCAAAATATGGAGTGGAGGCTTTCAATGATAGTCTACG GATGAACATGTCAGCTTTTGGAGTTAAAGTCCTGTGTCTGGAACCAGGATTTTTCAAAACAAGTGTGACTGATCTACATCTCCTGAGAAAAAATGTGAAGACATTGTGGGACAAATTGCCTGAAGAAATCAAGGATCAATATGGACATGATTACCCAGAGAGAG CAAATGTTACATTGGAGAAGAATGTTGCGACGTTGCTGGATGGGGACCTGATGAAGGTTGTGAGCTGCATGGAGCACGCCATCTCTGCTGTCCACCCTCGTACCCGCTACTCACCTGGCTGGGATGCCAAGTTCTTATGGTTGCCTATGTCCTACCTGCCAACGTGGATCGCAGACAAAATGCTCTTAAAAGATATGGCCAAACCAACAGGATCTATTCTTTAA